Sequence from the Streptomyces sp. NBC_00358 genome:
ATCTCCCAGACCAGCAGGAGGGCGAGCAGTTCGCGGTGTTCGGTCAGGGCGTCGAGGGTCGCCGCCACGCGGGCCCGGCGTTCCGGGAGGGGGACGTGGCGCCAGGCCCGGTGCTGGTCGAGCGAGGCGCGTACGGCCTGCCCGGCGGTGCCGCCGTCGAGCCGTGGCGGTCCCGCGATGGGGCCGCCGTCGACGGGGCTGGTGGCGGGCAGTGCACGGCCGTCCGCCTGCCAGCCGGAGTTCCAGAGGTTCAGCACCCGGTCGTCGCGGAACGCCTCGGGAGCGACGGCGAGGGACCGCCTCCAGGCGTCCGTCCAGGAGGTACCGGACTTGAGGACGAGGGGGGTGGAGCCGGGTGAGGTGAGGACGCGAGGGCCGGACTGGAGGGAACCGCCGTCGCGGGGGTCGGTGTCGAGGGTCGTCATGGGTGTCTCCGCTCTCGGTGCACAGTCGGGGGCGGGGGGCCCGGCTCCTGCCGAGGGGCAGGTCGTACGGGCCCGCGCGAACAGTCGTCGCGTACGTAAGGGGAACGTAGTGAGGTCGATCGGTTTCCGACAGTCACCTCACATCAACTATGAGTGACATCACTCCCGGCCGCCCGCCCCGGCACCCGTTCCAGGACCAGCCGCGCCGTCTCGGTCGGGGTGCCGCCCACCTGCACGCCGGCCGCCTCCAGGGCCTTCCGTTTGGCCCGGGCGGTGCCCGAGGAGCCGGAGACGATGGCACCGGCGTGTCCCATGGTCCGGCCCTCGGGGGCGGTGAATCCGGCGATGTAGCCGACGACGGGCTTGGTGACGTGATCGTGGATGTACGCGGCGGCCCGCTCCTCGGCGTCGCCGCCGATCTCCCCGATGAGAACGATCAGCTCGGTCCCGGGGTCGTCCTGGAAGGCCGCCAGGCAGTCGATGTGGGTGGTGCCGACGACGGGGTCCCCGCCGATGCCCACACAGGTCGAGAAGCCGATGTCCCGCAGTTCGTGCATGAGTTGGTAGGTGAGGGTGCCGGACTTGGAGACCAGGCCGACGCGTCCGGGCCCGGCGATGTCGGCGGGGATGATGCCCGCGTTGGACTGTCCGGGGCTGATGAGGCCGGGGCAGTTGGGGCCGATGACACGGGTGCCCCGGTCGGCGGCGTGCGCGCAGAAGGCGACGGAGTCGTGGACGGGGATGCCCTCGGTGATGACGACGGCGAGTGCGATCCCGGCGTCGGCGGCCTCCAGTACGGCCGTACGGGCGAAGGCGGGCGGCACGAACACGACGCTCACGTCGGCGCCGGTCGCCTCGATCCCCTCGCGCACCGATCCGAAGACGGGGACGTTTCTCGGGGCGCCTCCCGGTCCTCCGGGGTGGTGGGGGCCGTCGGACTCGACGCCGAACTCGACCGTCCGGCCGGCCTTGCGCGGGTTGACTCCGCCGACGACGTTCGTGCCGGCGGCGAGCATGCGCCGGGTGTGTCTCATGCCCTCGGCTCCGGTCATGCCCTGGACGAGGATCCTGGACTCGTTGGTGAGAAAGACGGCCATGTACCGCTCCTTCAGGTGGTGTCGGCCAGTCGGGCGGCGAGGCGGGCGGCTTCGTCCATGGTGGTGGCCTGGTGGACCAATGGGTGCGCCCGGCCGTCGAGCAGGGCCCGGCCCCGTGCGGCGTTGTTGCCGTCGAGCCGGACCACGATCGGCTTGCTCGGCCGTACGGTGTCCAGGGCCCGCACGATGCCGTCGGCGACCGTGTCGCAGGCGGTGATCCCGCCGAAGACGTTGACGAGGACGGACTTGACGTCCGGGTCGGAGAGGACGACGGACAGGGCGTCGGACATGACCCGCGCGGAGGCTCCGCCGCCGATGTCGAGGAAGTCGGCGGGGCGGGCTCCGCAGTCGGCGACCACGTCGAGTGTCGCCATGACGAGTCCCGCGCCGTTGCCGATGACGCCGACCCGGCCGTCGAGCTTCACGTAGTTGAGGCCCCTGGCCGCGGCCGCCGCCTCCAGCGGGTCGGTGTGCGGGTCCTCCTTTTCTCCCCAACGTGCTTGGCGGAAGCGGGCGTTGTCGTCGAGGGTCACTTTGCCGTCGAGTGCCACGAGCTGTCCCCGGGTGGTGCGGACGAGCGGGTTCACCTCGACGAGGACGGCGTCCTCGCGTGTCAGCACCCGCCAGAGCCCGATCAGGATGTCGGCGGTCCGCGGCGGCAGCCCCGCCGCCCGCGCGATCTCGTCCGCCTTCGCCGGGGTGACGCCCTCCGCCGGGTCCACGGGGACGCGCGCGACCGCTTCCGGCCTGGCCGCGGCGACCTGCTCGATCTCCGTACCGCCCTCGGCGGAGGCGATCGCGAGGAAGCGTCCGGCGGCGCGGTCGAGGACGTACGCGACGTAGAACTCGCTCTCGATGTCGATGGGCTGGGCCAGCATCACCGTCCGGACCGGATGGCCCCCGATCTCCGTGCCGAGGATCCGGCGTGCCGTCCGTTCGGCGGCGGCGGGGTCCTCGGCGAGCCGCACACCCCCCGCCCTGCCGCGCCCGCCGGTCCTGACCTGGGCCTTGACCACGACCCGGCCGCCGAGTCCCCGGGCGATCGCCCGCGCCTCCCGGGGCGAGTCCGTGACCTCGGCGCGCGGCACCAAGATGCCGTACTCCTCGAAGAGTTGCCGCGCCTGGTACTCGTACAGGTCCACGATTCGGCTCCTGTCCTGAAAGTGGTGCACGACCCCTGGACATCACCCATCGGATGCGGGATAACAATCTTCATACAGTATTCGTCGACTGTATGCAATGTACGAACCTGGCCCACCGCCGGCGGCATCGGGGCGGCTCAAGGCAACGGACAAGTGAGGTGACCTGTGACGACCAAGGCTCTCGAAGGCATCCGCGTCCTGGACATGACGCACGTTCAGTCCGGGCCCTCGGCGACCCAGTTGATGGCCTGGCTCGGCGCCGACGTGGTCAAACTGGAGGCGCCGTCCGGCGACATCACCCGCACCCAGCTGCGGGACCTGCCGGACGTCGACTCCCTCTACTTCACCATGCTCAACAGCAACAAGCGCAGCATCACCCTCAACACCAAGACCGAGCGCGGCAAACAGCTCCTGACCGAGCTGATCCGCCGCTCCGATGTCATGGTGGAGAACTTCGGACCCGGCGCGATCGACCGCATGGGCTTCACCTGGGACCGCGTCCGAGAGATCAACCCGCGGATCGTCTACGCCTCCATCAAGGGCTTCGGGGACGGCCCGTACACCGACTTCAAGGCGTACGAGGTGGTCGCGCAGGCCATGGGCGGTTCCATGGCCACCACCGGTTTCGAGGACGGTCCGCCGATGGCCACCGGAGCCCAGGTCGGTGACTCCGGCACGGGCGTCCACGCCGTCGCCGCGATCCTCGCCGCGCTCCTCCAGCGCACCCGCACCGGACGCGGCCAGCGCGTCAACGTCGCCATGCAGCACGCCGTCCTCAACCTCTGCCGGGTGAAGCTGCGCGACCAGCAGCGCCTCGCGCACGGACCGCTCGCCGAGTACCCCAACGAGGACTTCGGCGACGAGGTCCCGCGCTCCGGCAACGCCTCCGGCGGCGGCCAGCCCGGCTGGGCCGTCAAGTGCGCGCCCGGCGGCCCCAACGACTACGTCTACGTCATCGTCCAGCCCACCGGCTGGAAGCCGGTCACGCGGCTGATCGGCCGGCCCGAACTCGCCGACGACGCCGAATGGGCCACACCGCAGGCCCGGTTGCCCAAGCTCGCCAAGATGTTCCAGCTCATCGAGGAGTGGACCATCACGCTGCCCAAGTGGCAGGTGCTGGAGAAACTCAACGCCCAGAGCATCCCGTGCGGACCGATCCTGTCCACCAAGGAGATCATCGAGGACACC
This genomic interval carries:
- the sucD gene encoding succinate--CoA ligase subunit alpha, with amino-acid sequence MAVFLTNESRILVQGMTGAEGMRHTRRMLAAGTNVVGGVNPRKAGRTVEFGVESDGPHHPGGPGGAPRNVPVFGSVREGIEATGADVSVVFVPPAFARTAVLEAADAGIALAVVITEGIPVHDSVAFCAHAADRGTRVIGPNCPGLISPGQSNAGIIPADIAGPGRVGLVSKSGTLTYQLMHELRDIGFSTCVGIGGDPVVGTTHIDCLAAFQDDPGTELIVLIGEIGGDAEERAAAYIHDHVTKPVVGYIAGFTAPEGRTMGHAGAIVSGSSGTARAKRKALEAAGVQVGGTPTETARLVLERVPGRAAGSDVTHS
- the sucC gene encoding ADP-forming succinate--CoA ligase subunit beta, coding for MDLYEYQARQLFEEYGILVPRAEVTDSPREARAIARGLGGRVVVKAQVRTGGRGRAGGVRLAEDPAAAERTARRILGTEIGGHPVRTVMLAQPIDIESEFYVAYVLDRAAGRFLAIASAEGGTEIEQVAAARPEAVARVPVDPAEGVTPAKADEIARAAGLPPRTADILIGLWRVLTREDAVLVEVNPLVRTTRGQLVALDGKVTLDDNARFRQARWGEKEDPHTDPLEAAAAARGLNYVKLDGRVGVIGNGAGLVMATLDVVADCGARPADFLDIGGGASARVMSDALSVVLSDPDVKSVLVNVFGGITACDTVADGIVRALDTVRPSKPIVVRLDGNNAARGRALLDGRAHPLVHQATTMDEAARLAARLADTT
- the frc gene encoding formyl-CoA transferase, giving the protein MTTKALEGIRVLDMTHVQSGPSATQLMAWLGADVVKLEAPSGDITRTQLRDLPDVDSLYFTMLNSNKRSITLNTKTERGKQLLTELIRRSDVMVENFGPGAIDRMGFTWDRVREINPRIVYASIKGFGDGPYTDFKAYEVVAQAMGGSMATTGFEDGPPMATGAQVGDSGTGVHAVAAILAALLQRTRTGRGQRVNVAMQHAVLNLCRVKLRDQQRLAHGPLAEYPNEDFGDEVPRSGNASGGGQPGWAVKCAPGGPNDYVYVIVQPTGWKPVTRLIGRPELADDAEWATPQARLPKLAKMFQLIEEWTITLPKWQVLEKLNAQSIPCGPILSTKEIIEDTSLAANDMVVEVEHPERGSYVTVGSPLKLSDSPVDITASPLLGEHNEEIYIGELGLGDEELRLLKSGGVI